Proteins encoded within one genomic window of Jiangella mangrovi:
- a CDS encoding glycerophosphodiester phosphodiesterase family protein → MRLPRLSVLLAAALPAAALTAALAVPAEAEPAADEPEVVLTEDFSGGAVPAGWNAVEGQWSVSNGRLVGVSTSANQLSRITFGPHLRNYRVEVTARFEQVINAARWTAVGLDIAPNGATPWWIATMRSGSTASNGLEFAQRTTSDAWNVTNTAAAPHAAGTGRDVRVAVEVRGSRATWIFDGEEVMRTSALQRSEQGVLGLLANGGTVSFDDVVVTELEEEPVIRPVGPASTPAVVAHRGYSSVAPENTLAAVESALRTGADYVEIDVASSADGVPIILHDNTLDRTTDGTGALPSVTSDYIEGLDAGSWFSTAFAGQPVPTLLDVLALMKGRAPVLLLEVKGPETRAELELIVQQLRDEGLVEQTLLQSFDVNVLRDVRAIEPELRLGLLRSSLDADPVAVARDLGVVAYNPAWTALQSRTDVVEDLHAAEIAVMPYTIDDPAQWQILRDLGVDGVITNKPGELVGWNARHVQTVPDEPTVAFAAPADGAELTRGDVLVPAVTSERAESLAITLDGEEVTEGAAVAVDTLAAGEHTLEVTATGVNGTATASVTVTVTPSAAGLVRLATSPDVVRSLRDQLLRAIDRSDWIRVAAIAEDGVGGQQLPAELAELIAADARALRA, encoded by the coding sequence GTGCGACTCCCCCGCCTGTCCGTGCTCCTCGCCGCGGCGCTGCCCGCGGCGGCGCTCACCGCGGCCCTCGCCGTACCAGCCGAAGCCGAACCCGCGGCCGATGAGCCCGAGGTCGTCCTCACCGAGGACTTCTCCGGCGGCGCGGTCCCGGCCGGCTGGAACGCCGTCGAGGGCCAGTGGTCGGTGTCGAACGGCCGCCTGGTCGGCGTCAGCACGTCGGCCAACCAGCTCTCGCGCATCACGTTCGGCCCGCACCTGCGCAACTACCGCGTCGAGGTGACGGCCCGGTTCGAGCAGGTCATCAACGCCGCCCGCTGGACCGCCGTCGGCCTCGACATCGCGCCGAACGGGGCCACGCCGTGGTGGATCGCCACCATGCGCAGCGGCTCGACGGCGTCCAACGGCCTCGAGTTCGCCCAGCGGACGACGTCGGACGCGTGGAACGTCACGAACACCGCCGCCGCGCCGCACGCCGCCGGCACCGGCCGCGACGTCCGCGTCGCCGTCGAGGTGCGGGGCAGCCGGGCCACCTGGATCTTCGACGGCGAGGAGGTCATGCGCACCAGCGCGCTGCAGCGCTCCGAGCAGGGCGTGCTGGGGCTGCTCGCGAACGGCGGCACCGTATCCTTCGACGACGTCGTCGTCACGGAGCTCGAGGAGGAGCCGGTGATCCGTCCGGTCGGCCCGGCCTCGACGCCCGCCGTCGTCGCGCACCGCGGCTACTCGTCCGTCGCGCCCGAGAACACCCTGGCGGCCGTGGAGTCCGCGCTGCGCACCGGCGCCGACTACGTCGAGATCGACGTCGCCAGCAGCGCCGACGGCGTCCCGATCATCCTGCACGACAACACGCTGGACCGGACGACCGACGGCACCGGCGCGCTGCCGTCCGTGACGTCGGACTACATCGAGGGGCTCGACGCCGGCTCCTGGTTCTCGACGGCGTTCGCGGGCCAGCCGGTGCCGACGCTGCTCGACGTGCTCGCGCTGATGAAGGGCCGCGCGCCGGTGCTGCTGCTCGAGGTCAAGGGCCCCGAGACGCGCGCGGAGCTCGAGCTCATCGTCCAGCAGCTGCGCGACGAGGGGCTGGTCGAGCAGACCCTGCTGCAGAGCTTCGACGTCAACGTGCTGCGCGACGTCCGGGCCATCGAGCCGGAGCTGCGCCTCGGCCTGCTGCGCTCCAGCCTCGACGCCGACCCGGTCGCCGTCGCCCGGGACCTCGGCGTCGTCGCCTACAACCCGGCGTGGACGGCGCTGCAGAGCCGCACCGACGTCGTCGAGGACCTGCACGCCGCCGAGATCGCCGTCATGCCGTACACCATCGACGACCCCGCCCAGTGGCAGATCCTGCGCGACCTCGGCGTCGACGGCGTCATCACCAACAAGCCGGGCGAGCTGGTCGGCTGGAACGCGCGGCACGTGCAGACGGTGCCGGACGAGCCCACGGTGGCGTTCGCGGCGCCGGCCGACGGTGCCGAGCTCACCCGCGGCGACGTTCTGGTGCCCGCGGTGACGTCGGAGCGGGCCGAGTCACTGGCCATCACGCTCGACGGCGAGGAGGTCACCGAGGGTGCCGCCGTCGCCGTCGACACCCTGGCCGCCGGCGAGCACACGCTCGAGGTGACCGCGACCGGGGTGAACGGGACGGCGACCGCGTCGGTGACCGTCACGGTCACGCCGTCGGCCGCGGGCCTGGTGCGGCTGGCCACGAGCCCCGACGTGGTCCGGAGCCTGCGCGACCAGCTGCTGCGCGCCATCGACCGGTCCGACTGGATCCGCGTCGCCGCCATCGCCGAGGACGGCGTCGGCGGCCAGCAGCTGCCGGCCGAGCTGGCGGAGCTGATCGCCGCCGACGCCCGCGCGTTGCGGGCGTAG
- a CDS encoding M14 family metallopeptidase, which translates to MPARRHPSRRLLAAAAALGLGVSLLVTSGAGAQDGNELEQYTADVTAQEAAEISADGLDVTVAEPTAEGVSLDLVLSDEEAQALRGRGIDVRVKRNADGLSARESAARQAAGGYTVWRSWDEEGGLSDELYAIARANPQIAKLVVLGETYNGREIIALKLTQGARGIADGTRPAVLYSSTQHAREWISTEVNRRLMNHLVDRWRANDREVRSMLRRNEYWFLLVANPDGYQYTFDTERLWRKNLRDNDGDGVTTALDGVDPNRNYPEHFGYDEEGSSSLISSDTYRGPEPASEPETQAMLELYDRVNFAFHVNWHSAGEWLIYPEGWQIGTPSADDPIYFALSGNWDTPAIPGWEPGLSSDVLYVTNGETTDFAHAQRGTLAWTPELGEGVPGSGFVFPDDEALIEAEFQKVLPFALDVAKSAADPDDPVSHLGLTTKPFYLQSDDTYKAGLPQADFTFDYSYGDPQEVRVLAKRDLGEVSVKYRIDGGPVVTAPTQEWKGGDRYGGTTAVHYRVMSGMVTGTDPGDSVEVWFEGGGETSDSFTYQAVEESANDVLILAAEDYTGASPVQPAGGPHHLAAYEEALAANGVGYDLYDVDARGRVAPDALGVLSHYDAVVWYTGDDVVTREPGWAAGNASRLAMDQLLEVRDFLNEGGRVLWTGKNAGSQYTQNVGNQLYDPTAANAQCTSSPAVQSRCRPLGGSGDLTNDVLQYWLGAYLVVDNGGTGDDGELLDVLGTDDGPFNGLTWGFDPDGNQDHSNSLITTSGILPADRYPQFDSWVAGRWDREGGPFEPHTGDFYVYSQIGDVSFKRLANTISVPAGGATLSFWTSYDTEPDWDHLFVEARPVGTDDWTTLPDLNGHTTQDIAAEGSCTAGWNVLHPQLEHYQTVVDGDTCEPTGTTGEWNAASGNSGGWQQWEIDLSAYAGGDVEVSISYASDWAVQGLGVFVDDVTVSTGDGSTSFETDLGGWEVPGAPDGSAPNANDFLRSTAAGFPEAAVTATRGSLYAGFGLEGIETAAERAAVMDRALEHLLD; encoded by the coding sequence ATGCCCGCACGCCGTCATCCCTCCCGCCGTCTCCTCGCCGCCGCCGCAGCCCTCGGGCTCGGCGTCTCTCTGCTGGTCACCAGCGGTGCCGGCGCCCAGGACGGCAACGAGCTGGAGCAGTACACCGCCGACGTCACGGCCCAGGAGGCGGCCGAGATCAGCGCCGACGGCCTCGACGTCACCGTCGCGGAGCCGACGGCCGAAGGCGTCAGCCTGGACCTCGTCCTCAGCGACGAGGAGGCGCAGGCGCTGCGCGGCCGCGGCATCGACGTGCGGGTGAAGCGGAACGCCGACGGCCTCAGCGCGCGCGAGTCGGCCGCTCGCCAGGCGGCCGGCGGGTACACCGTCTGGCGGTCGTGGGACGAGGAGGGCGGCCTGAGCGACGAGCTCTACGCCATCGCCAGGGCCAACCCGCAGATCGCGAAGCTCGTCGTCCTCGGCGAGACGTACAACGGGCGCGAGATCATCGCGCTCAAGCTCACCCAGGGCGCGCGCGGCATCGCCGACGGCACCCGGCCGGCGGTGCTCTACAGCTCGACCCAGCACGCCCGCGAGTGGATCTCGACCGAGGTCAACCGCCGGCTGATGAACCACCTGGTCGACCGCTGGCGGGCCAACGACCGCGAGGTCCGCAGCATGCTCCGTCGCAACGAGTACTGGTTCCTGCTGGTCGCGAACCCGGACGGCTACCAGTACACGTTCGACACCGAGCGGCTGTGGCGGAAGAACCTGCGCGACAACGACGGCGACGGCGTCACCACGGCGCTCGACGGGGTCGACCCGAACCGCAACTATCCCGAGCACTTCGGCTACGACGAGGAGGGCTCGTCGTCGCTGATCTCCAGCGACACGTACCGCGGACCGGAGCCCGCGTCGGAGCCCGAGACGCAGGCCATGCTCGAGCTCTACGACCGCGTGAACTTCGCCTTCCACGTCAACTGGCACTCCGCCGGCGAGTGGCTGATCTATCCCGAGGGCTGGCAGATCGGCACGCCCAGCGCCGACGACCCCATCTACTTCGCGCTCTCCGGCAACTGGGACACCCCGGCGATCCCCGGCTGGGAGCCCGGCCTGTCCTCGGACGTGCTGTACGTGACCAACGGCGAGACCACCGACTTCGCGCACGCCCAGCGCGGCACGCTGGCCTGGACGCCGGAGCTCGGCGAGGGCGTCCCCGGCAGCGGGTTCGTCTTCCCCGACGACGAGGCGCTGATCGAGGCGGAGTTCCAGAAGGTGCTGCCGTTCGCCCTCGACGTGGCGAAGTCGGCGGCCGACCCGGACGACCCGGTGTCGCACCTCGGCCTCACGACGAAGCCGTTCTACCTGCAGAGCGACGACACCTACAAGGCCGGCCTGCCGCAGGCGGACTTCACCTTCGACTACTCCTACGGCGACCCGCAGGAGGTGCGGGTGCTCGCCAAGCGCGACCTCGGCGAGGTGTCCGTGAAGTACCGGATCGACGGCGGCCCCGTCGTCACGGCGCCCACGCAGGAATGGAAGGGCGGCGACCGCTACGGCGGCACGACGGCGGTGCACTACCGCGTGATGAGCGGCATGGTCACGGGCACCGACCCCGGCGACTCCGTCGAGGTCTGGTTCGAGGGCGGCGGCGAGACCAGCGACTCCTTCACCTACCAGGCGGTCGAGGAGTCGGCGAACGACGTGCTGATCCTGGCGGCCGAGGACTACACCGGCGCCTCGCCGGTCCAGCCGGCCGGCGGGCCGCACCACCTCGCCGCCTACGAGGAAGCGCTGGCGGCGAACGGCGTCGGCTACGACCTGTACGACGTCGACGCGCGCGGCCGGGTCGCCCCCGACGCCCTGGGCGTGCTGTCGCACTACGACGCCGTCGTCTGGTACACCGGCGACGACGTCGTGACCCGCGAGCCGGGCTGGGCGGCCGGCAACGCGTCGCGGCTGGCCATGGACCAGCTGCTCGAGGTCCGCGACTTCCTCAACGAGGGCGGCCGCGTCCTCTGGACCGGCAAGAACGCCGGCAGCCAGTACACCCAGAACGTCGGCAACCAGCTCTACGACCCCACGGCCGCGAACGCCCAGTGCACGTCGTCGCCGGCGGTCCAGAGCCGGTGCCGGCCGCTCGGCGGCTCCGGCGACCTCACCAACGACGTGCTGCAGTACTGGCTCGGCGCCTACCTCGTGGTCGACAACGGCGGCACCGGCGACGACGGCGAGCTGCTGGACGTCCTGGGCACCGACGACGGCCCGTTCAACGGTCTGACCTGGGGCTTCGACCCGGACGGCAACCAGGATCACAGCAACTCGCTGATCACCACCAGCGGCATCCTGCCCGCGGACCGGTACCCGCAGTTCGACAGCTGGGTGGCCGGCCGCTGGGATCGCGAGGGCGGGCCGTTCGAGCCGCACACCGGCGACTTCTACGTCTACTCACAGATCGGCGACGTCTCGTTCAAGCGGCTGGCCAACACGATCAGCGTGCCGGCCGGGGGCGCCACGCTCTCGTTCTGGACGTCGTACGACACTGAGCCCGACTGGGACCACCTGTTCGTCGAGGCGAGGCCGGTCGGCACGGACGACTGGACGACGCTGCCCGACCTCAACGGGCACACAACGCAGGACATCGCGGCCGAAGGCAGCTGCACGGCCGGCTGGAACGTCCTGCACCCGCAGCTCGAGCACTACCAGACGGTCGTCGACGGCGACACCTGCGAGCCGACCGGCACGACCGGCGAGTGGAACGCCGCGTCCGGCAACTCCGGCGGCTGGCAGCAGTGGGAGATCGACCTGTCCGCCTACGCCGGCGGCGACGTCGAGGTCTCGATCAGCTACGCCAGCGACTGGGCGGTCCAAGGGCTCGGCGTGTTCGTCGACGACGTCACCGTCAGCACCGGCGACGGCAGCACGTCCTTCGAGACCGACCTCGGCGGCTGGGAGGTGCCCGGCGCGCCCGACGGCAGCGCGCCGAACGCGAACGACTTCCTGCGGTCGACGGCGGCCGGTTTCCCGGAGGCGGCCGTCACGGCGACCCGGGGCTCGCTCTACGCCGGGTTCGGCCTCGAGGGCATCGAGACCGCGGCCGAGCGGGCCGCCGTCATGGACCGGGCGCTGGAGCACCTGCTGGACTGA
- a CDS encoding (2Fe-2S)-binding protein, whose protein sequence is MTRITMTVDGVRYDDDVEPRTLLVQHLRDNLGKVGTVVGCDTSNCGSCTVLLSGRSVKSCSVLAVQADGADVTTVEGLAGADGTLHPVQTAFHEQHGLQCGYCTPGMIMAAVDLLTENADPTDDEIRHGLEGNLCRCTGYQNIVKSVRAAADAMRTSVPTTPETAATTEGVTS, encoded by the coding sequence ATGACCAGAATCACCATGACCGTCGATGGCGTCCGGTACGACGACGACGTCGAGCCACGCACTCTTCTCGTCCAGCATCTGCGCGACAACCTCGGCAAGGTCGGCACCGTCGTCGGGTGCGACACCAGCAACTGCGGCAGCTGCACCGTCCTGCTGTCCGGCCGGAGCGTCAAGAGCTGCTCCGTCCTCGCCGTGCAGGCCGACGGCGCCGACGTCACCACCGTCGAGGGCCTGGCCGGCGCCGACGGCACGCTGCACCCCGTCCAGACCGCGTTCCACGAGCAGCACGGCCTCCAGTGCGGCTACTGCACCCCCGGCATGATCATGGCCGCGGTCGACCTGCTCACCGAGAACGCCGACCCCACGGACGACGAGATCCGCCACGGCCTCGAGGGCAACCTGTGCCGGTGCACGGGCTACCAGAACATCGTCAAGTCCGTCCGCGCGGCCGCCGACGCGATGCGCACCAGCGTGCCGACCACGCCGGAGACCGCCGCCACGACCGAGGGGGTGACGTCGTGA
- a CDS encoding FAD binding domain-containing protein produces the protein MIPAAFDYTRAASVEDAVTALTGAGDDGKVLAGGQSLIPMLRLRLAAPAMLVDLGGIDELRGIRDDGDALVIGAMTTHDEVMASPLVREHVPLVAQAAATVADRQVRHLGTFGGSLAHADPAGDLPGVAMAMDAVFSIAGPSGQRDVAAADFFVDYFTTALGPGDVLVSVRVPKLTGWSTHYEKFHHMAQSWSIVAVAAAVRRSNGSIAEARVALTNMGVTPVRARGVEDALLGAPATAEAVEAAAARAMEGASPLTDGVASAEYRTHLASVLTKRAVMTASGL, from the coding sequence ATGATCCCCGCGGCGTTCGACTACACCAGGGCGGCCTCCGTCGAGGACGCCGTCACCGCGCTGACCGGCGCCGGCGACGACGGCAAGGTGCTGGCCGGCGGGCAGAGCCTGATCCCGATGCTGCGACTGCGGCTGGCGGCGCCGGCGATGCTCGTCGACCTCGGCGGCATCGACGAGCTGCGCGGCATCCGCGACGACGGCGACGCGCTCGTCATCGGGGCCATGACCACGCACGACGAGGTCATGGCCAGCCCGCTGGTGCGCGAGCACGTGCCGCTGGTCGCGCAGGCGGCCGCGACCGTCGCCGACCGGCAGGTCCGCCACCTCGGCACGTTCGGCGGATCGCTCGCGCACGCCGACCCGGCCGGCGACCTGCCCGGCGTCGCGATGGCCATGGACGCGGTGTTCTCGATCGCCGGCCCCTCGGGTCAGCGGGACGTCGCGGCGGCGGACTTCTTCGTCGACTACTTCACGACGGCGCTCGGCCCCGGCGACGTGCTGGTGTCGGTGCGGGTGCCGAAGCTGACGGGGTGGAGCACGCACTACGAGAAGTTCCACCACATGGCGCAGTCGTGGTCGATCGTCGCGGTGGCGGCGGCGGTGCGCCGGTCCAACGGCAGCATCGCCGAGGCCCGCGTCGCCCTGACCAACATGGGCGTCACCCCCGTCCGCGCCCGCGGCGTCGAGGATGCCCTCCTGGGCGCCCCGGCGACGGCGGAAGCGGTCGAGGCCGCGGCGGCGCGGGCCATGGAGGGCGCGTCGCCGCTCACCGACGGCGTCGCGTCGGCGGAGTACCGCACCCACCTGGCCTCCGTCCTCACCAAGCGGGCGGTCATGACGGCGAGCGGCCTGTAG
- a CDS encoding cupin domain-containing protein, whose product MRAGRPGFPGGTAVSHLTVYDWPTPDGLAGGSPHLHTASGEGYVVVGGQGRLQTLSAAGVGEHPLAPGTVLWFTPGTVHRLVNDGGLEIVVVMQNAGLPEAGDAVFTFPDEVLADPRHYAVASALPDGDEDAVATAARRRRDLALEGYAELRAEGPAGLERLHQRAGVLVAAKAAGWRATWEQAVRAGVEETDRSLTALARGDASHLAAASVHVGERREQTYRYGMCGRLRTWDVAAL is encoded by the coding sequence ATGCGTGCTGGGCGGCCGGGATTCCCCGGCGGGACGGCGGTCAGCCACCTCACCGTCTACGACTGGCCGACGCCCGACGGACTGGCCGGCGGCTCGCCGCACCTGCACACGGCGTCGGGCGAGGGCTACGTCGTCGTCGGCGGGCAGGGCCGGCTGCAGACCCTCAGCGCCGCCGGCGTGGGCGAGCACCCGCTCGCGCCGGGCACCGTCCTGTGGTTCACGCCGGGCACGGTGCACCGGCTGGTGAACGACGGCGGCCTCGAGATCGTCGTCGTCATGCAGAACGCCGGGCTGCCCGAGGCCGGCGACGCCGTCTTCACCTTCCCCGACGAGGTCCTGGCCGACCCGCGGCACTACGCCGTCGCGTCCGCCCTCCCCGACGGCGACGAGGACGCCGTCGCCACCGCCGCCCGGCGCCGTCGCGACCTCGCACTCGAGGGGTACGCCGAGCTGCGCGCCGAGGGTCCGGCGGGGCTGGAGCGGCTGCACCAACGTGCCGGCGTGCTGGTGGCCGCGAAGGCCGCGGGCTGGCGGGCGACGTGGGAGCAGGCCGTCCGGGCGGGGGTCGAGGAGACCGACCGGTCGCTGACGGCGCTGGCTCGCGGCGACGCGTCGCACCTGGCCGCCGCGTCGGTGCACGTCGGCGAGCGGCGCGAGCAGACCTACCGGTACGGCATGTGCGGGCGCCTGCGCACCTGGGACGTCGCCGCGCTGTGA
- a CDS encoding molybdopterin cofactor-binding domain-containing protein yields the protein MTVTEQRPSGEVGRDRRRKEDARLITGRTAWTENLTLPGMLHLAILRSPMAHARITGIDATAARGAPGVVDVFTGPDVADLQGSMPCVWPVTEDTVLPAYPPLALDEVRHAGEPVAVVAARSRESALDALELIEVDYEPLPVVLDMEEALADGATLVHEASGTNKCYTWILDSAAAGTGADVAQMEAEAEVVVKRRFIQQRLIPAFMEPRSTVVDPTGDQITMWSSTQVPHILRILLSLGTGTPEHKIRVIAPDVGGGFGGKLEVTPEEFIAFAAARRLNKPVKFTESRSEAMLSAHHGRDQIQDITVTARRDGTVTGMSAHLIANMGAYLGIITPGIPILGAFMFGGIYKFPAYRFECTGVFTNTTKTDAYRGAGRPEATFALERIMDELAVELDMDPLELRRRNWINSDEFPFTTSAGLTYDSGDYAKATDRALELFGYDALRQEQRERRDRADSVQLGIGVSTYTEMCGLAPSRVLGQLRYAAGGWESASVRMLPTGKVEVVTGTSPHGQGHETAWSQIVADQLGVGFDDVEVLHGDTRTSHKGMDTYGSRSLAVGGIALVNACRRVVEKAMPVAAHLLEADPADLEFVEGAFRVKGSPGSATKTLADCAFAVFQSHDLPDGVESNLDADATYDPENFSYPHGTHLCAVEVDTETGRVTIRSYVAVDDIGRVINPMIVDGQVHGGIAQGIAQALFEEAVYDEDGNLTSGTFVEYTIPSAVDLPELVLDRTETPAPGHPLGAKGVGEAGTIASTPAVVNAVVDALRPMGIDDVRMPCTPERVWSTIQAARAAANGPVANGGESR from the coding sequence GTGACGGTCACCGAGCAGCGCCCGTCCGGCGAGGTCGGCCGCGACCGCCGCCGCAAGGAGGACGCCCGGCTGATCACCGGCCGCACCGCCTGGACCGAGAATCTCACCCTCCCCGGCATGCTGCACCTGGCCATCCTGCGCAGCCCCATGGCGCACGCGCGCATCACCGGCATCGACGCGACGGCGGCCCGTGGCGCTCCCGGGGTGGTCGACGTGTTCACCGGGCCGGACGTCGCCGACCTGCAGGGCAGCATGCCGTGCGTCTGGCCGGTCACCGAGGACACGGTGCTGCCGGCCTATCCCCCGCTGGCGCTGGACGAGGTCCGGCACGCGGGCGAGCCGGTCGCCGTCGTCGCCGCCCGCAGCCGCGAGAGCGCACTCGACGCGCTCGAGCTGATCGAGGTCGACTACGAGCCACTGCCGGTCGTGCTCGACATGGAGGAGGCGCTGGCCGACGGCGCCACCCTGGTGCACGAGGCCAGCGGCACCAACAAGTGCTACACGTGGATCCTCGACTCCGCGGCCGCCGGCACCGGAGCCGACGTCGCGCAGATGGAGGCGGAGGCCGAGGTCGTCGTCAAGCGGCGGTTCATCCAGCAGCGGCTGATCCCCGCGTTCATGGAGCCGCGCAGCACCGTCGTCGACCCCACCGGCGACCAGATCACGATGTGGTCGTCGACCCAGGTGCCGCACATCCTGCGGATCCTGCTGTCGCTGGGCACCGGCACGCCGGAGCACAAGATCCGCGTCATCGCGCCGGACGTCGGCGGCGGCTTCGGCGGCAAGCTCGAGGTCACGCCCGAGGAGTTCATCGCGTTCGCGGCGGCCCGGCGGCTGAACAAGCCGGTGAAGTTCACCGAGTCGCGGTCCGAGGCGATGCTCTCGGCGCACCACGGCCGCGACCAGATCCAGGACATCACCGTCACCGCCCGCCGCGATGGCACCGTCACCGGCATGTCGGCGCACCTGATCGCCAACATGGGCGCCTACCTCGGCATCATCACGCCGGGCATCCCGATCCTCGGCGCGTTCATGTTCGGCGGCATCTACAAGTTCCCCGCCTACCGGTTCGAGTGCACGGGTGTCTTCACGAACACCACGAAGACCGACGCCTACCGCGGCGCCGGCCGGCCCGAGGCGACGTTCGCGCTCGAGCGGATCATGGACGAGCTCGCCGTCGAGCTGGACATGGACCCGCTGGAGCTGCGCCGGCGCAACTGGATCAACAGCGACGAGTTCCCGTTCACGACGTCGGCCGGGCTCACCTACGACTCCGGCGACTACGCGAAGGCCACTGACCGGGCGCTGGAGCTGTTCGGCTACGACGCGCTGCGGCAGGAGCAGCGCGAACGGCGCGACCGGGCCGACTCCGTGCAGCTGGGCATCGGCGTCTCCACCTACACCGAGATGTGCGGCCTGGCGCCGTCGCGGGTGCTGGGCCAGCTGCGCTACGCGGCCGGCGGGTGGGAGTCGGCGTCCGTGCGGATGCTGCCCACCGGCAAGGTCGAGGTCGTCACCGGCACGTCGCCGCACGGCCAGGGGCACGAGACGGCGTGGAGCCAGATCGTCGCCGACCAGCTCGGCGTCGGGTTCGACGACGTCGAGGTGCTGCACGGCGACACCCGCACGTCCCACAAGGGCATGGACACCTACGGGTCGCGCTCGCTGGCCGTCGGCGGCATCGCGCTGGTCAACGCCTGCCGGCGGGTGGTCGAGAAGGCGATGCCAGTGGCGGCGCACCTGCTCGAGGCCGACCCCGCCGACCTCGAGTTCGTCGAGGGCGCGTTCCGGGTGAAAGGCTCGCCGGGCTCGGCGACGAAGACGCTGGCGGACTGTGCGTTCGCGGTGTTCCAGTCGCACGACCTGCCCGACGGCGTGGAGTCGAACCTGGACGCCGACGCCACTTACGACCCGGAGAACTTCTCCTACCCGCACGGCACGCACCTGTGCGCCGTCGAGGTCGACACCGAGACGGGCCGAGTGACGATCCGCTCCTACGTCGCCGTCGACGACATCGGCCGGGTCATCAACCCGATGATCGTGGACGGGCAGGTGCACGGCGGCATCGCCCAGGGCATCGCGCAGGCGCTGTTCGAGGAGGCCGTCTACGACGAGGACGGCAACCTCACGAGCGGCACGTTCGTCGAGTACACGATCCCGAGCGCGGTGGACCTGCCGGAGCTCGTCCTCGACCGTACCGAGACGCCGGCGCCCGGCCACCCGCTCGGGGCCAAGGGCGTCGGCGAGGCCGGCACCATCGCCTCGACGCCCGCCGTCGTGAACGCCGTGGTCGACGCGCTGCGGCCGATGGGTATCGACGACGTGCGCATGCCGTGCACGCCGGAACGGGTGTGGTCGACGATCCAGGCGGCCCGCGCCGCCGCGAACGGCCCCGTCGCGAACGGAGGTGAGTCGCGATGA
- a CDS encoding DUF2203 family protein: protein MSDLYSAAEARAVLERLRPALDELIEVRADLAELGAAVQGGVPSRLGGLPELKAAQARLDELLSSLVGAGVEVKGIAPLLLDFPSVLDGEQVLLCWLEGDAELAWYHRADLGFAGRRPLPS, encoded by the coding sequence GTGAGCGACCTCTACAGCGCCGCCGAGGCGCGCGCCGTGCTGGAACGGCTGCGGCCCGCCCTCGACGAGCTGATCGAGGTCCGTGCCGACCTCGCCGAGTTGGGCGCCGCCGTCCAGGGCGGCGTCCCGAGCCGGCTCGGCGGGCTGCCGGAGCTCAAGGCCGCCCAGGCCCGGCTGGACGAGCTGCTGTCGTCCCTCGTGGGCGCCGGCGTCGAGGTCAAGGGCATCGCGCCGCTCCTGCTCGACTTCCCCTCCGTGCTCGACGGCGAGCAGGTGCTGCTCTGCTGGCTCGAAGGCGACGCCGAGCTGGCCTGGTACCACCGCGCCGACCTCGGCTTCGCCGGCCGCCGCCCGCTCCCGTCCTGA
- a CDS encoding NAD-dependent epimerase/dehydratase family protein: MTRVLITGAAGLIGRTTCRHFAEAGYATTALVLDDPGDLAADRVVVGSAADRDTVVAALEGADAVVHMAAIPAPELGTPDAVFAGNTAATFAVLDAAGERGVRHAVVASSINALGYRYGPQQPAHPEYLPLDEKLPTRAADPYSLSKVVDELTAQAMHRRHGMDVVALRFPMVGGFGDSAVGDDRLVGYLEKIAADPGHAAPDLWLYLETRDAARAAELALRPSRPGAHAVFVAAPENSTPYPTEQLLAAFHPDVPRTQTFAGREAPVDLTAARDLIGFTATRLAEVVPRDLPLH; encoded by the coding sequence GTGACGCGAGTACTCATCACCGGGGCCGCCGGCCTGATCGGCCGGACCACCTGCCGGCACTTCGCCGAAGCGGGGTACGCGACGACGGCGCTGGTGCTCGACGACCCAGGCGACCTCGCGGCCGACCGCGTCGTCGTGGGCAGTGCTGCCGACCGCGACACCGTCGTCGCCGCGCTCGAGGGAGCCGACGCCGTCGTGCACATGGCCGCGATCCCCGCGCCCGAGCTCGGCACGCCCGACGCCGTCTTCGCCGGCAACACCGCCGCCACGTTCGCCGTCCTCGACGCCGCGGGCGAGCGGGGCGTGCGCCACGCCGTCGTCGCCAGCAGCATCAACGCGCTCGGGTACCGCTACGGCCCACAGCAGCCGGCGCACCCCGAGTACCTGCCGCTGGACGAGAAGCTGCCCACCCGCGCCGCCGACCCGTACTCGCTGTCCAAGGTGGTCGACGAGCTGACGGCGCAGGCCATGCACCGCCGGCACGGCATGGACGTCGTGGCGCTGCGCTTCCCGATGGTCGGCGGCTTCGGCGACTCGGCCGTGGGAGACGACCGGCTGGTCGGGTACCTCGAGAAGATCGCCGCCGACCCCGGCCACGCCGCGCCCGACCTCTGGCTCTACCTCGAGACCCGCGACGCCGCTCGGGCCGCCGAGCTGGCGCTGCGGCCCAGCCGGCCCGGCGCGCACGCCGTCTTCGTCGCCGCGCCGGAGAACTCGACGCCGTACCCGACGGAGCAGCTGCTGGCCGCGTTCCACCCGGACGTGCCGCGGACGCAGACCTTCGCCGGGCGCGAGGCGCCGGTCGACCTCACGGCCGCCCGCGACCTGATCGGCTTCACCGCGACCCGGCTGGCCGAGGTGGTTCCGCGGGATCTTCCGCTTCACTGA